One genomic segment of Polynucleobacter sp. MWH-UH2A includes these proteins:
- the ribBA gene encoding bifunctional 3,4-dihydroxy-2-butanone-4-phosphate synthase/GTP cyclohydrolase II, translating into MPNTLSPTEEIIAELRAGRMVILVDEEDRENEGDLVLAADHVSAEAVNFMAKHGRGLICLTLTRERCQQLNLPLMVRDNGTSMGTNFTVSIEAATGVTTGISAADRALTIKTAVASNAKPSDLVQPGHIFPLMAQPGGVLIRSGHTEAGCDLAAMAGCSPTAVICEIMKDDGSMARLPDLLEFAEEHQLKIGSIADLIKYRSQHESIVVREGIREFATPWGKFEGIIYRDTPSSCIHIALVHGKPSESEETLVRVHEPVTVLDFLDSQVSTHSWPLAQALQQIANAPAGVAVLLNAAGIAAPNDEDWLAQFKKLNQSSDEVKQTLTRKTDFRSYGIGAQILKDIGVGKMRLLANPSPVPSLSGYKLEVTGYLPYEFE; encoded by the coding sequence ATGCCAAATACCCTTTCCCCCACAGAAGAAATCATTGCCGAGCTTCGTGCTGGCCGCATGGTCATTCTGGTGGACGAAGAAGATCGCGAAAACGAAGGTGATCTAGTGTTGGCCGCCGATCATGTGAGCGCAGAAGCAGTCAATTTCATGGCTAAACACGGTCGCGGACTCATCTGTCTTACATTAACTCGCGAGCGTTGCCAGCAGCTCAATTTACCGTTGATGGTACGTGATAACGGCACCTCCATGGGAACCAACTTCACCGTTTCAATTGAGGCGGCCACTGGTGTCACGACGGGTATTTCTGCCGCAGATCGCGCCCTCACCATTAAGACTGCCGTAGCTTCTAATGCCAAGCCCAGCGACTTAGTGCAGCCTGGTCATATTTTTCCTTTGATGGCACAACCAGGCGGTGTACTGATTCGTTCTGGCCATACAGAAGCTGGTTGTGATCTTGCCGCTATGGCGGGCTGCTCTCCGACGGCGGTTATTTGCGAAATCATGAAAGATGATGGCAGCATGGCTCGCTTGCCAGACTTATTGGAATTTGCAGAAGAGCATCAACTCAAAATTGGCAGTATTGCCGACTTAATCAAATATCGTAGTCAACATGAGAGTATTGTTGTTCGAGAAGGTATTCGCGAATTCGCCACCCCGTGGGGCAAGTTTGAAGGCATTATTTACCGTGATACTCCAAGCTCATGTATCCATATTGCGCTTGTTCACGGTAAGCCTTCTGAGTCAGAAGAAACACTGGTACGCGTTCATGAGCCTGTAACCGTTTTAGACTTTTTAGATTCTCAGGTTAGTACCCATTCCTGGCCGCTAGCTCAAGCACTTCAGCAAATAGCCAATGCTCCAGCAGGAGTTGCAGTTCTTCTGAATGCAGCGGGTATTGCTGCGCCCAATGATGAAGATTGGTTAGCGCAATTCAAAAAGCTGAATCAGTCATCTGATGAAGTAAAACAAACACTTACGCGAAAAACAGATTTCCGTAGCTACGGTATTGGTGCTCAAATTCTCAAAGACATTGGCGTCGGAAAAATGCGTTTACTAGCAAATCCAAGTCCCGTACCAAGCCTCTCTGGATATAAGCTTGAAGTTACTGGATATCTTCCTTATGAATTCGAATAA
- a CDS encoding undecaprenyl-diphosphate phosphatase yields the protein MDLILLLKAVILGVVEGLTEFLPISSTGHLILAGDLLDFNDERGKAFEVIIQFGAILAVCWEFREKLVKVVLSLNSSPSSRRFMLNLIIASIPAMGLGFIFGKHIKAVLFSSIPVASAFIVGALIIFWAERRQEKNSNTNTHIHSVDDLSYLDALKVGIAQCAALIPGTSRSGATIIGGMLFGLPRTVATEFSFFLAIPVIGGATAYELLKLWKNPVAISGEFTLAIVIGFIAAFISAFICVRWLIHYVAHHNFTPFAWYRIVFGLLVLITAYSGVIAWSH from the coding sequence ATGGATCTCATATTGTTATTAAAAGCGGTCATCCTGGGGGTTGTTGAGGGGCTGACGGAGTTTTTGCCTATCTCCAGTACAGGCCACCTAATCTTGGCTGGGGATTTACTGGATTTTAATGATGAGAGGGGTAAGGCCTTCGAGGTCATTATTCAGTTTGGCGCCATTTTGGCGGTTTGCTGGGAGTTCCGAGAAAAGCTCGTGAAAGTGGTGCTGTCGTTAAATAGCAGCCCTAGCTCTCGGCGTTTCATGCTCAATCTCATCATTGCCTCCATTCCAGCAATGGGACTGGGCTTCATCTTTGGCAAACATATTAAGGCGGTACTTTTTTCTTCAATTCCTGTAGCTAGCGCTTTTATTGTTGGCGCATTAATTATTTTCTGGGCAGAGCGTCGTCAAGAGAAAAATTCGAATACGAATACCCACATACATTCAGTAGATGACCTTTCCTATTTAGATGCATTGAAGGTGGGAATTGCGCAATGCGCCGCTTTGATTCCAGGGACATCTCGTTCTGGTGCGACGATTATTGGCGGGATGTTATTTGGTCTACCGCGGACCGTAGCAACGGAGTTCTCCTTTTTTCTCGCCATTCCTGTAATTGGGGGTGCAACAGCTTATGAGTTGCTAAAGCTTTGGAAAAATCCGGTTGCTATCTCGGGAGAATTTACCCTTGCTATTGTTATAGGGTTCATTGCCGCTTTTATTTCTGCATTTATTTGTGTGCGTTGGTTAATTCATTATGTAGCGCATCACAATTTCACCCCGTTTGCCTGGTACCGGATCGTATTTGGATTATTAGTGCTGATTACTGCCTATAGTGGCGTTATTGCTTGGTCACATTAA
- the ribH gene encoding 6,7-dimethyl-8-ribityllumazine synthase produces MTNSNNDAVGVLEADLNGQDLRIGIVQARFNEDHCVALRTACIQELIALGVSQSDIKLVTVPGALEIPFALQKLAETGEFDGLAALGAVIRGETYHFELVSNESASGITRISIDSGLPIANGVLTCDTDEQAQVRVNVKGADCAKAVVEMANLALALTTDIDFEMNDGEA; encoded by the coding sequence ATGACTAATTCAAATAATGACGCAGTAGGTGTGTTAGAGGCAGATCTCAATGGTCAAGATTTGCGCATCGGTATTGTGCAAGCCCGCTTTAATGAAGATCATTGCGTTGCTCTCAGGACTGCATGTATTCAGGAGCTGATTGCATTAGGCGTCTCTCAATCCGACATCAAACTCGTGACTGTTCCTGGTGCGCTAGAGATTCCCTTTGCTCTTCAAAAGCTTGCGGAAACAGGCGAATTTGACGGACTAGCCGCCTTAGGTGCAGTCATCCGCGGCGAAACTTATCACTTTGAGTTGGTATCTAACGAATCCGCCTCAGGCATTACTCGCATTTCTATCGACTCTGGTTTGCCCATTGCCAATGGTGTCCTTACTTGCGATACCGATGAACAAGCGCAAGTACGCGTGAATGTCAAAGGTGCTGACTGTGCCAAAGCTGTTGTAGAAATGGCGAACCTTGCATTAGCGCTGACCACCGATATTGATTTTGAAATGAATGATGGTGAAGCGTAA
- the nusB gene encoding transcription antitermination factor NusB, translating to MTKSPLNSTPAHASKENADGKSVAPKRSLTPRRRAREYALQGVYQSLVARRAGSLPNSTAIAKQLAEDPAFKRCQLDLFNGIFQGVLERTDELEAIITPALDRPINELSPVEHAALLIGAYELAADLSVPYKVAINEAVELAKTFGGTDGHKYVNGVLDLLAQKLRIAETKAD from the coding sequence ATGACTAAATCACCTCTAAATTCAACACCAGCGCACGCTAGCAAAGAAAATGCTGACGGTAAATCTGTTGCGCCTAAGCGCTCACTAACGCCACGTCGTCGCGCCCGTGAATATGCCCTTCAAGGCGTGTATCAAAGCTTAGTAGCGCGACGTGCAGGCAGCCTTCCGAACAGCACTGCAATTGCCAAGCAATTGGCTGAAGATCCAGCGTTTAAGCGCTGTCAACTCGATTTGTTCAATGGTATTTTTCAAGGCGTACTTGAACGTACTGACGAACTCGAGGCCATTATTACCCCGGCACTTGATAGACCTATTAATGAGCTATCCCCTGTAGAACATGCTGCTCTTCTGATTGGCGCTTATGAGCTGGCTGCCGACTTATCCGTACCTTATAAAGTGGCGATCAACGAAGCTGTGGAACTTGCCAAAACCTTTGGCGGCACAGATGGCCATAAATACGTCAATGGCGTCTTAGATCTCTTGGCACAGAAACTCCGCATCGCAGAAACCAAAGCTGACTAG
- a CDS encoding UDP-glucuronic acid decarboxylase family protein has translation MNKILITGGAGFLGSHLTEKLLKEGNDVLVVDNYFTGSKANLAHLLPNPNLELMRHDVTFPLYVETNQIYNLACPASPVHYQYDPVQTTKTSVHGAINMLGLAKRTRARILQASTSEVYGDPEVHPQPEEYWGRVNPIGIRSCYDEGKRCAETLFFDYNRQHDLDIKVVRIFNTYGPRMHPNDGRVVSNFIVQALQSKDITIYGDGQQTRSFCYVDDLIDAMVRMMNSERGFTGPVNIGNPGEFTMLQLAETVLKLSGSKSKIVYQPLPQDDPKQRQPNIELAKAKLGWEPKVNLEDGLKETIAYFKKVVA, from the coding sequence ATGAACAAAATCCTCATCACTGGTGGCGCAGGTTTTCTAGGATCACACCTCACTGAAAAACTTCTTAAAGAGGGTAATGATGTTCTAGTGGTGGATAACTACTTCACGGGTTCAAAGGCGAATTTGGCGCATCTACTCCCCAATCCCAATCTTGAGTTGATGCGACATGATGTGACTTTCCCGCTCTATGTAGAGACTAATCAGATCTACAACCTAGCTTGCCCAGCCTCTCCCGTGCACTATCAATACGATCCGGTACAAACGACTAAGACCAGTGTGCATGGTGCAATCAATATGCTGGGTCTAGCTAAGAGAACTAGGGCGCGGATCTTGCAAGCTTCTACCAGTGAAGTCTATGGCGATCCTGAAGTTCATCCACAACCCGAGGAGTATTGGGGAAGAGTGAATCCTATCGGTATTCGCTCTTGTTATGACGAAGGTAAGCGTTGCGCAGAGACTCTCTTTTTTGACTACAACCGCCAACATGACCTTGATATCAAGGTAGTTCGTATTTTTAATACTTATGGCCCTCGTATGCACCCCAATGATGGCCGTGTGGTGAGTAACTTCATTGTGCAAGCACTGCAAAGTAAAGACATTACTATTTACGGTGATGGTCAACAAACCCGCAGCTTTTGTTACGTCGATGATTTGATCGATGCCATGGTCAGAATGATGAATTCAGAGAGGGGTTTTACAGGCCCAGTCAATATTGGCAACCCAGGCGAGTTCACCATGCTGCAGTTGGCTGAAACAGTTCTAAAACTCTCGGGCAGTAAATCGAAGATCGTTTATCAACCATTGCCCCAAGATGACCCAAAGCAACGCCAACCTAATATTGAGCTGGCTAAAGCCAAACTTGGTTGGGAGCCAAAGGTTAATCTAGAAGATGGCCTCAAAGAGACAATTGCGTACTTTAAAAAGGTTGTAGCTTAA
- a CDS encoding DUF2721 domain-containing protein, with amino-acid sequence MDVSIDAITNNIQLALAPVFLLTAVATLLNAISVRLARNVDRMRAIQNTLYSGEPKEGGVLEHMQQEANEFKFRGRLCTLAIFFDVLSGIFISLTVLELFFFQAGAVRSLQTTYVIWTFVLGLISFMTSLSVVLAEVVYAYRSAGWNFPKQY; translated from the coding sequence ATGGATGTATCAATTGACGCAATCACCAACAATATCCAGTTGGCTTTGGCGCCCGTATTCTTATTAACAGCGGTTGCTACATTATTAAATGCGATCTCTGTTCGTCTCGCCAGAAATGTTGACAGAATGCGCGCGATTCAAAATACGCTCTACTCAGGAGAACCTAAGGAGGGTGGGGTTTTAGAGCATATGCAACAAGAAGCGAACGAATTCAAGTTTCGAGGTCGCTTGTGTACGTTAGCGATATTCTTTGATGTTCTGAGCGGTATATTTATTTCACTGACAGTACTTGAGCTTTTCTTTTTTCAAGCAGGCGCCGTGCGCTCACTGCAAACCACTTATGTTATTTGGACCTTTGTTTTGGGTCTGATATCCTTTATGACTTCTTTATCCGTCGTATTAGCCGAAGTTGTGTATGCCTATCGATCTGCTGGCTGGAACTTTCCTAAACAATATTGA
- the trmB gene encoding tRNA (guanosine(46)-N7)-methyltransferase TrmB, protein MTQEAGHQEGRRFERIRSFVLRAGRTTAGQQRAIDELGPKFLIPYEGKTLDLVSTFGGSATPKILEIGFGMGETTAKIAALRNEEDFLAIEVHLPGVGALLKLIGENNLANLRLIRHDAVEVLENMIAPESLDGIHIYFADPWHKKRHHKRRLIQEKFVKLLASRLKAGGYLHLATDWHNYAEQMLLVINAESTLQNTSSQQIKIETFTVEDVVAPEELEKGLNEFKPTLEQLTGEHLAYVERPNYRPVTKFENRGIKLGHGVWDLVYKKK, encoded by the coding sequence TTGACTCAGGAAGCAGGCCATCAAGAGGGAAGGCGATTTGAGCGTATTCGTTCCTTTGTCCTGAGGGCCGGAAGAACAACTGCTGGTCAACAGCGTGCTATTGATGAGCTGGGCCCGAAATTTCTCATTCCTTATGAGGGTAAAACGCTTGATTTGGTGAGCACGTTTGGGGGCTCCGCAACGCCCAAGATCCTAGAAATTGGTTTTGGTATGGGCGAGACCACTGCCAAGATTGCTGCTTTAAGAAATGAAGAAGACTTTTTAGCGATTGAGGTTCATCTTCCTGGTGTGGGCGCGCTATTAAAGCTGATTGGAGAGAATAATCTCGCTAATTTACGCCTCATTCGCCATGATGCGGTAGAGGTACTTGAAAATATGATTGCACCCGAATCTTTGGATGGCATTCATATTTACTTTGCAGACCCATGGCACAAGAAACGCCATCATAAGCGTCGCCTCATTCAAGAAAAATTTGTGAAGCTACTGGCATCACGTCTTAAGGCGGGTGGTTACCTACATTTGGCGACAGACTGGCATAACTATGCAGAGCAAATGCTTTTAGTGATCAACGCTGAATCAACTCTACAAAATACCTCCAGCCAGCAGATCAAGATCGAAACATTTACTGTCGAAGATGTAGTTGCACCAGAAGAGCTTGAAAAAGGTTTAAATGAATTTAAGCCTACCCTTGAGCAGTTAACTGGCGAGCACTTGGCTTATGTGGAGCGACCAAACTATCGCCCAGTAACCAAATTTGAAAACCGTGGCATTAAGCTAGGCCACGGCGTCTGGGACTTAGTCTATAAAAAGAAGTAA
- a CDS encoding NAD-dependent succinate-semialdehyde dehydrogenase, whose product MQKIDIRSLLKDSSLFKEQAFINGQWVNSTKTFNVTNPATDELIATVGNLGNQDAEQAIKAAEEALPAWRNKLGKERAIILRKWFDLIIENTQDLATLMTLEQGKPLAEAAGEVVYGASFVEWFAEEAKRVSGSIPATTWGDKRMMVLKQPIGVCVAITPWNFPIAMITRKIAPALAAGCTIVIKPAELTPLSALALAELAKRAGIPDGVINIVTADANQSIVIGKTLCASPTVRHLSFTGSTEVGRILMAQCAPTVKKLALELGGHAPFIVFEDADIDAAVSGAMSSKFRNSGQTCVCANRFYVHKKVQDQFVEKFAKAIATIKVGNGMEKGVTQGPLIETAALEKVEKHVADALGKGAKLVAGGKKSSTSQNFYEPTILSNVTNQMLITYEETFGPVAPVIPFETDEEVIALANNSQFGLASYFYSRDIGRIWKVAEALDYGMVGVNTGLISNEVAPFGGVKQSGLGREGSVYGMDEYLEMKYVCVGL is encoded by the coding sequence ATGCAAAAAATAGATATCCGCAGTCTTTTAAAAGATTCCAGCCTATTTAAAGAACAGGCTTTTATTAATGGTCAATGGGTTAACTCCACAAAAACGTTTAACGTCACCAATCCAGCCACCGATGAACTCATTGCCACAGTTGGTAATCTGGGCAATCAGGATGCCGAACAAGCCATCAAAGCAGCTGAAGAAGCTCTGCCTGCTTGGCGCAACAAACTGGGTAAAGAGCGTGCAATCATCCTACGTAAGTGGTTCGACCTCATTATTGAAAATACACAAGACTTAGCCACTCTGATGACCTTAGAGCAAGGCAAACCTCTAGCGGAAGCTGCGGGTGAAGTAGTTTATGGCGCTTCATTTGTAGAATGGTTTGCAGAAGAGGCAAAACGGGTTTCGGGATCGATCCCTGCTACCACTTGGGGTGATAAACGCATGATGGTTTTAAAACAGCCTATTGGCGTTTGCGTTGCTATTACCCCCTGGAATTTTCCCATTGCGATGATTACTCGCAAAATTGCACCCGCTCTAGCGGCAGGTTGCACGATTGTGATCAAACCCGCTGAACTAACACCTCTCTCAGCTCTCGCTTTAGCAGAGCTCGCCAAACGCGCCGGCATTCCAGATGGTGTTATTAATATTGTGACTGCCGATGCTAATCAATCCATTGTGATCGGCAAAACGCTGTGCGCCTCTCCAACCGTACGCCATCTCTCCTTTACCGGCTCCACAGAAGTTGGCCGTATCTTGATGGCGCAATGCGCCCCGACCGTTAAAAAACTAGCTCTAGAGCTTGGGGGCCATGCTCCATTTATCGTGTTTGAAGACGCCGACATTGATGCTGCGGTTAGTGGTGCCATGTCATCCAAGTTCAGAAACTCCGGACAAACCTGTGTTTGCGCCAATCGCTTTTATGTCCACAAAAAAGTGCAAGATCAATTTGTTGAGAAATTTGCCAAAGCTATTGCCACAATCAAGGTTGGTAATGGCATGGAAAAAGGAGTTACTCAGGGCCCACTAATTGAAACTGCTGCCTTAGAGAAAGTAGAGAAGCATGTTGCTGATGCGCTTGGTAAAGGAGCGAAACTTGTAGCGGGCGGTAAGAAAAGTTCTACATCACAGAACTTTTATGAGCCGACCATTCTTTCAAACGTCACCAATCAAATGCTGATTACTTATGAAGAAACCTTTGGCCCCGTTGCTCCGGTTATTCCATTTGAAACTGATGAGGAAGTAATCGCATTAGCCAATAACAGCCAATTTGGCCTGGCCTCTTACTTCTATAGTCGTGATATTGGACGGATTTGGAAAGTGGCTGAAGCACTGGACTACGGCATGGTTGGCGTTAATACCGGCCTGATCTCCAACGAGGTAGCTCCTTTTGGTGGGGTAAAGCAATCTGGCCTTGGACGCGAAGGCAGCGTTTACGGCATGGATGAATATCTAGAAATGAAGTATGTCTGTGTTGGCCTGTAA